The sequence aaatcaatcaaatcaatcaaatcaatcaaatcaatcaaacgATCCACATGTTAGAATCCCGAGTGTCAGTGTGTCCAGCAGCTCTGTTGCTGGGGGACATcaagcagagcaggaggaggacgtcCTCCGTCCACGTGGCCCACGACAGAGGCCTCTGGAGTTTTGAGAAATGAATGATATCAGGAAAATGTGTTATTGGACCATATTTTCATccgttgacctctgacctttcatTGTTGTCTTGTGCTCAGGCCCTCTCAGGTCTTCCTGGCTGGATGTCTGGCAGGCGTCTTCACCACAGTGATCGTGGCTCCAGGAGAGAGGATCAAGTGTTTACTGCAGGTGAGGAGCCTCGCTGGGGGGACTCCTCTGAGTTTGAGACCTGCCGGGCTGCGGGACAGCCTCTTGCTGATTGGCTCTCTGCAGTCCTAAGTTGGCCTTCTCTGATTCGCTCCTGTCACAGCCTTCGTCTCCGAGCTCTTTCTGCAGCTAACAACCagttacttcctgtttgtgatttgtgttttcaggggATTAAAAGTGATACGAAGCCAGAACACTCGTGCAGTTAGGTGGACACGCCCCTTTTCAAACTAAACCTGAGCCGTGTGGATGCAGCCTTGGATTCCTCTGTACTCTCCACTGTAAAAGCTGATGATAGGtcttgtgtgtgtccaggtgcaGGCGAGCAGCGGTCAGTCCCGGTACTCGGGTCCAGTGGACTGTGGGCTCCGGCTCTACAGGGAGCAGGGGCTCCGCGGCGTCTACAAAGGGACGCTGCTCACTCTGATCAGAGGTGAACTTTACTCTGCTCTGAGCTTTGAGTCCAAAGGGCAGCATGGATTTACAGCCATGTTGGTTTTCCTCTGCTTCACAGACGTGCCTTCTAATGGTCTCTACTTCCTCACATATCAATACCTCAAACACTTCCTGACACCTGAGGGTCAAAGGTGAGTGTCCATGTTAACATTACACAAAGAGCTGATACACCTCAGATGACCTCCCTCTGATTTCACTGCTGTGTGTTTCAAGTGTTTCTCAGCTGAGCACTCCCAGAATCCTCCTGGCCGGGGGCGTCGCCGGAATTTTGAACTGGACGATCGCTCTCCCCCCCGACGTCCTCAAGTCCAACTTCCAGACAGGTCTGAGTCGACCTGAAGCTCCTCATACACAACACGTCCTCTGCTGCATGCATGTTAACTCACCTGGTTCTTCTGCTGAAGGACGACAACCAAATGTTCATTATTATCAATACTGATCTCACTGTgatcctcacatgttcctcacatgttcctgatttgttcctgacgtgttctgcTGGTTCTGGATGTGGTAactaatgtctgagtcagtgtctctggagaagttctggatcttctcctgcagcctcctggtaaaatgtgtgtaacatgtcagagtgagtccatgtgaggaaccagcaggacgatgtgtggaagcttcccagtgagcgagtggacgtgttgatgaggtttctaacacgtgacgtgaaacctgaagaacacaaacatctcaggatgaagaagaggagccggacacgtagaagatgaagacgtccacttggaaacacgaggagattccagatcttctggtgatgagggccgactccggtgtggaggagatgtaaacaacaacactgatctgtccacagcagagtttatacgtcatgtcccgcctcctgatgctttacaggctccgcctcctgctgctctacaggctccgcccctcgcctggatgtccCCCACAGGTTCCTGTTTGAATGAGTCGGACCCAACAACCTGCTGGggcttcaaacacacagcaactacacaacatgtacacacacttgATGTCTGAAATCTCTTCACGTACAGGAAGCGGGAGAGAGGGTTTACTTTCATCTaactttgttgtgtgtgtatgtgtctgtgtgtttgtgtgtgtgtgtgtgtgtgtgtgtgtgtgtgtgtgtgtgtgtgtgtgtgtgtgtgtgtgtgtgtgtgtgtgtgtgtagctgcagaGGGGAAGTACAGAGGACTTGTGGACGTCCTGAGAACGCTGCTGCGTGAGGAAGGCCCCAGGGCGCTCTATAAGGGATTCAACCCCGTCTTCCTCCGAGCCTTCCCTGCCAACGCGGTAACACTGAGCTTCTCTGGTGTCATTAGAATCgctctgtgtctcctctcatGTGTCCCTGTGTTGTCTGAAGAGCACAGactctgtccatcatctgtccatcatctgtcttcACTGaagctcctccctcctcctctctccctcaggcCTGTTTCTTGGGCTTTGAAGTGGCTCTGAAGGGATTAAACGTGATCGCTCCCAGTTGGTGAAGTAAACCAGTTCATCATGAAGAGGCCCCGACTGGTCCGGCTTCTCTCCAGAGTTACTTCTGCTTCtctgtacattttcaccaaGTGAAATGTGAAGAATCTTTGTATtcctaaatgtatttttacatttaattttacaaatacattttctaaatgatGATTTAATACTTGAAGTTTCAGCCCTGAGCCTTGATCCCTTTTTAAAACTATTCAGATGCTTTTAAAAGTATTAatcagtgtttatttttctgtaaaggCACCGAGTCACTGTTTTATAAACTTTGTGAATAAAGTGTTTGAATAAAAAGTGAGTTCCCTGTGTCACCAGCTGAGCCTCTGGTAGTCTGGGCAgtcatttgttttaatgtgcacaataaaataaaatgtgaaaatgtctgAAGGTCATAGAAACCTAGTGAAGCTGATTCCAGGGCCAGAGACCAACAGGAGGGATTATCAAAAACACCCCCCCCTGGGGGCTCAAACCAGCACTGACACTAATCAATAAACAGTTGTACAAAGATATTTAGTCGAAACATTGTTTTATTACTTATGAATTTAGTCATATTAgtagggcccgagcaccaaaCAGTGGGAGACTCTATTGAAAttttaaggattattattattgttttattttattcaggcaaatgaatttgCTTTTTGAGGCTTTAACTTGCTCAAATTCTTATCAACTTAGAAAGTGGTGAATATGTACgaattctggagtaatttgaaatagggttgggcaaaatggctcaacagcgccccctggaacgaTCTTCACataaatcgataca comes from Pleuronectes platessa chromosome 6, fPlePla1.1, whole genome shotgun sequence and encodes:
- the si:dkey-150i13.2 gene encoding mitochondrial carnitine/acylcarnitine carrier protein, producing the protein MGEETRVSPLKNFVAGGVGGACLLLAGHPLDTIKVRLQTQPKASCSQYVLYTGTYDCFRKTVSKEGVLGLYRGMGAPLAGVAPMMAISFFGFGLGKQLQQTDPGQLLTPSQVFLAGCLAGVFTTVIVAPGERIKCLLQVQASSGQSRYSGPVDCGLRLYREQGLRGVYKGTLLTLIRDVPSNGLYFLTYQYLKHFLTPEGQSVSQLSTPRILLAGGVAGILNWTIALPPDVLKSNFQTAAEGKYRGLVDVLRTLLREEGPRALYKGFNPVFLRAFPANAACFLGFEVALKGLNVIAPSW